One segment of Mycobacterium spongiae DNA contains the following:
- the narI gene encoding respiratory nitrate reductase subunit gamma, with amino-acid sequence MTTLLWMTAPYVAFTSFVLGHIWRYRTDQFGWTTRSSQIYESRLLQLGSPLFHFGLLGVFGGHVVGLLIPQSWTAAVGISESAYHLMAVTMGSLAGFAVVTGLGILLYRRITVSAVRKATTRSDKLMYLLLVGALVTGMLNTLTNVFARYNYRDTVSPWFRSLFSVHPSVDLMAQAPLTFQLHALIVLALLSIWPYTRLVHMFSAPIGYLVRPYVVYRSRDPQKASSNRYAKAWVAPEAPPARSRWV; translated from the coding sequence GTGACTACCCTGCTGTGGATGACCGCGCCATACGTCGCGTTCACATCGTTTGTGCTGGGACATATCTGGCGCTACCGCACCGACCAGTTCGGCTGGACCACAAGGTCTTCGCAGATTTACGAGAGCCGGCTGCTACAGCTGGGAAGCCCGCTGTTCCACTTCGGCCTGCTTGGCGTCTTCGGCGGTCACGTCGTGGGCCTGCTCATTCCGCAGTCCTGGACCGCGGCGGTCGGCATCTCCGAGTCTGCCTACCATCTGATGGCTGTCACGATGGGCTCGCTTGCGGGTTTTGCCGTCGTGACCGGACTCGGAATCCTGCTCTATCGGCGCATTACGGTGTCTGCGGTGCGAAAGGCCACCACCCGCAGCGACAAACTGATGTATTTGCTTCTGGTGGGCGCCTTGGTGACCGGCATGCTCAACACCTTGACTAACGTGTTCGCCCGCTACAACTATCGCGACACGGTGTCGCCGTGGTTCCGCAGCCTGTTCTCGGTGCACCCGTCGGTGGACTTGATGGCCCAAGCGCCGTTGACGTTTCAATTACACGCGCTGATTGTTCTTGCCCTGCTCAGTATTTGGCCCTACACGCGGCTGGTGCATATGTTCAGCGCGCCGATCGGATACCTGGTGCGTCCCTATGTCGTCTACCGCAGTCGCGACCCCCAGAAGGCCTCCAGCAACCGTTACGCAAAAGCCTGGGTGGCACCCGAGGCTCCGCCCGCGCGAAGCCGCTGGGTGTGA